The following are encoded together in the Streptomyces sp. NBC_00358 genome:
- a CDS encoding sensor histidine kinase, whose translation MRTPRRTTTAGGQPPPPRGRRAHAGPPADEGADIGRTVTGPSPDALTRAGQWHIRPRTVRAKIVSLLMVPIVSLLALWAYATVSTAQDVARLRQLQRVDSTVRAPVDDAVAALQAERAEAVRYATDPATVPPSDFKDLSRLTDRAVAKLRLGDRNTVADGADLPAGASGRLSAFVADAQRLRSLRTDVLDRRTGWDEAYGQYTRTIAAAFGVDGALTGIPGAGLRSDARVLLEFSRAGEALAQEDAVLGGARLAGTLDGERLRLFTGAVDTRRTLTDAAAPDLSGPERAAWNDLVEGSAYDDVRAAEDKVLVSRPGAKALDAAPEAVWNIAHERLSAGMRTVEADAGRDAADGTDPLGHALLTPAGAAVLFGLAAVVASLIISVRIGRDLVVELVGLRDSALDIARRKLPEAMRRLRAGEAVDVDAEAPLGRPSEDETGQVEEALNTVHRSALRAAVERAELAGGISGVFVNLARRSQVLVHRQLNLLDAMERRSEDPDELSDLFRLDHLTTRMRRHAESLIILSGAAPGRAWRRPVSLTNVVRAAVSEIEDYARVEVRQLPEAAVVGGAVADLTHLLAEVVENAAQFSPPHTRVRITGEPVGNGYAIEVEDRGLGMGKERIAEANRRIEQSEALDLFDSDRLGLFVVSRLSARHGIKVHLQTSPYGGTTAVVLLPTSLLHDGPAERSLRKGDTDRPMETQYARVSAAPEQDAVRAVTERPALVSPRPRPSDAPAGGSRGTEPPGRGSREIPPPGEGPGEIPPPAHVSRETPPSATTSRGSAFPGGPALRLHRPQDDSQSSEELPRRVRQANLAPQLRGQRSEEPAEPPASAADDERTPELVRARMAAYRDGWVRGGGRPPGVDDTSRPEAGGDSTEGDPE comes from the coding sequence ATGCGTACACCCCGTAGGACCACCACCGCGGGCGGCCAGCCGCCCCCGCCGCGCGGCCGGCGCGCGCACGCCGGCCCGCCGGCCGACGAGGGCGCGGACATCGGCCGGACCGTCACCGGACCGTCGCCGGACGCACTCACGCGCGCGGGGCAGTGGCACATCAGGCCCCGCACCGTCCGGGCCAAGATCGTCAGCCTGTTGATGGTGCCGATCGTCTCCCTGCTCGCCCTGTGGGCCTACGCCACGGTGAGCACGGCGCAGGACGTCGCGCGACTGCGGCAGCTCCAACGCGTGGACTCGACGGTCCGGGCCCCCGTCGACGACGCGGTCGCCGCGCTCCAGGCGGAACGGGCCGAGGCCGTCCGCTACGCGACCGACCCCGCCACAGTGCCGCCGAGCGACTTCAAGGACCTCTCGCGACTCACCGACCGCGCCGTCGCGAAACTGCGCCTGGGGGACCGCAACACCGTCGCCGACGGAGCCGACCTGCCTGCCGGAGCCTCCGGGCGGCTCAGCGCCTTCGTCGCCGACGCGCAGCGGCTGCGATCGCTGCGTACCGACGTACTGGACCGCCGTACCGGATGGGACGAGGCGTACGGCCAGTACACCAGGACCATTGCGGCGGCATTCGGTGTCGACGGGGCGCTCACCGGCATCCCGGGCGCCGGCCTGCGCTCCGACGCCCGTGTCCTGCTCGAATTCTCCCGGGCGGGGGAGGCACTGGCGCAGGAGGACGCCGTGCTGGGCGGTGCCCGGCTCGCCGGGACCCTCGACGGCGAGCGGCTGAGGCTGTTCACGGGGGCCGTCGACACCCGCCGCACGCTGACGGACGCCGCCGCGCCGGATCTCAGCGGGCCCGAACGAGCCGCTTGGAACGACCTCGTGGAGGGGAGCGCGTACGACGACGTGCGCGCCGCCGAGGACAAGGTGCTCGTCTCGCGCCCCGGCGCCAAGGCGCTCGATGCCGCTCCGGAAGCCGTCTGGAACATCGCCCACGAGCGCCTGAGCGCGGGGATGCGTACGGTCGAGGCCGACGCGGGCCGTGACGCCGCGGACGGGACCGACCCGCTCGGGCACGCGCTGCTCACCCCCGCCGGTGCCGCCGTCCTCTTCGGCCTCGCCGCCGTCGTCGCCTCGCTGATCATCTCCGTACGGATCGGACGGGACCTCGTCGTCGAACTCGTCGGCCTGCGCGACAGCGCCCTGGACATCGCCCGCCGAAAGCTCCCTGAGGCCATGCGCAGACTGCGCGCGGGCGAGGCGGTCGACGTGGACGCCGAGGCCCCGCTCGGACGGCCCTCGGAGGACGAGACCGGACAGGTCGAGGAGGCACTGAACACCGTCCACCGGTCAGCCCTGCGCGCCGCGGTCGAGCGCGCGGAACTCGCCGGTGGCATCTCCGGGGTCTTCGTCAACCTCGCCCGGCGCAGCCAGGTCCTCGTGCACCGCCAACTGAACCTGCTGGACGCGATGGAGCGCAGGTCCGAGGACCCGGACGAGCTGAGCGACCTGTTCAGGCTCGACCACCTCACCACCCGGATGCGGCGTCACGCGGAGAGCCTCATCATCCTCTCCGGAGCCGCGCCCGGACGGGCCTGGCGAAGGCCGGTCTCGTTGACGAACGTGGTCCGGGCGGCCGTCTCCGAAATCGAGGACTACGCGCGCGTGGAGGTACGGCAACTCCCCGAGGCGGCCGTGGTGGGCGGAGCTGTGGCCGACCTCACGCACCTTCTGGCGGAGGTCGTCGAGAACGCCGCACAGTTCTCGCCACCGCACACCCGAGTGCGGATCACCGGCGAACCGGTAGGTAACGGCTACGCGATCGAGGTCGAGGACCGCGGGCTGGGCATGGGAAAGGAGCGGATCGCCGAGGCCAACCGGCGCATCGAACAGTCTGAGGCGCTCGACCTGTTCGACAGCGACCGGCTCGGTCTCTTCGTTGTCAGCAGACTCTCGGCGCGGCACGGAATCAAGGTGCACCTGCAGACCTCGCCCTACGGAGGCACCACCGCGGTCGTGCTGCTGCCCACGTCCTTGCTGCACGACGGTCCGGCGGAACGTTCCCTCCGCAAGGGCGACACGGACCGGCCGATGGAAACGCAGTACGCGCGCGTGTCGGCAGCTCCGGAGCAGGACGCCGTCCGGGCCGTCACGGAGCGGCCCGCGTTGGTCTCGCCGAGGCCACGGCCCTCGGACGCCCCGGCGGGCGGATCGCGGGGGACAGAGCCTCCGGGACGCGGTTCGAGGGAGATTCCGCCTCCGGGTGAGGGGCCGGGGGAGATTCCGCCTCCGGCGCACGTGTCGCGGGAGACCCCGCCTTCGGCGACGACCTCGCGGGGGAGCGCGTTTCCGGGAGGCCCGGCGCTCCGCCTGCACCGCCCGCAGGACGACTCCCAGAGCTCCGAGGAACTTCCACGGCGTGTCCGCCAGGCGAACCTCGCCCCCCAACTGCGCGGACAGCGTTCCGAGGAGCCGGCGGAGCCACCGGCGTCCGCCGCGGACGACGAGCGCACACCCGAACTCGTCCGGGCGCGCATGGCCGCGTACCGGGACGGCTGGGTGCGCGGCGGCGGCCGGCCCCCTGGTGTCGACGACACCTCCCGCCCCGAAGCGGGCGGCGACAGCACTGAAGGAGACCCCGAATGA
- a CDS encoding DUF742 domain-containing protein, producing the protein MTEDTPGAPPRPGSQWYDQEAGPLVRPYAMTGGRTKAGPTGVHFDLIALVTLDAAAPGADDDTSLGPEHRTLIELCRTETQSVAELAAGADLPLGVVKVLLGDLLERCCVTVSRPVPPAQLPDERILREVIEGLRAL; encoded by the coding sequence ATGACCGAGGACACACCGGGCGCCCCGCCGCGGCCGGGCAGCCAGTGGTACGACCAGGAGGCGGGACCACTCGTCCGTCCCTACGCCATGACGGGCGGCCGGACCAAAGCCGGTCCGACCGGGGTGCACTTCGATCTGATCGCCCTGGTCACGCTCGACGCAGCCGCACCCGGAGCCGACGACGACACCTCGCTGGGGCCGGAGCACCGGACCCTGATCGAACTGTGCCGTACCGAGACCCAGTCGGTGGCCGAACTGGCAGCGGGCGCCGATCTTCCCCTGGGCGTGGTCAAGGTGCTGCTGGGCGACCTTCTGGAACGGTGCTGCGTCACCGTGAGCCGCCCGGTACCGCCCGCGCAACTGCCCGACGAGCGCATCCTCCGCGAGGTGATCGAGGGGCTGAGGGCGCTCTAG
- a CDS encoding MHYT domain-containing protein, whose product MGHLHHAAFGWLTPVLSYAMACVGAALGLRCTVRALDSNGRSRRNWLLAAASAFGTGIWTMHFVAMLGFRVTGTEIRYNVPLTIFSLLVAMAVVGAGLFAVGYSRDRRRALVLGGLTTGFGVASMHYLGMAALRLHGQVRYDPALVGLSVVIGVIAATAALWAALSIRSPIAVALASLVMGGAVSSMHYTGMMAVSVRVAPSGTALPGVTAMQFIFPLAVGLGSYLFLTAAFVALSPMSGRPETSVPVRPPVESGVR is encoded by the coding sequence ATGGGACACCTGCACCACGCCGCTTTCGGCTGGCTGACCCCCGTCTTGTCGTACGCGATGGCCTGCGTGGGGGCCGCACTGGGACTGCGCTGCACGGTCCGCGCACTCGACTCCAACGGCCGCTCGCGCCGCAACTGGCTGCTCGCGGCGGCCTCCGCGTTCGGCACCGGCATCTGGACGATGCACTTCGTGGCGATGCTCGGCTTCCGTGTCACGGGCACGGAGATCCGCTACAACGTGCCGCTGACGATCTTCAGCCTGCTGGTCGCCATGGCCGTCGTCGGCGCGGGCCTCTTCGCCGTCGGCTACAGCCGCGACCGGCGTCGAGCACTTGTTCTCGGCGGGCTCACCACCGGATTCGGCGTCGCCAGCATGCACTACCTGGGCATGGCGGCGCTGCGGCTGCATGGGCAGGTGCGCTACGACCCGGCGCTCGTCGGGCTCTCCGTCGTGATCGGAGTGATCGCGGCGACCGCAGCCCTGTGGGCCGCTCTCTCCATCAGATCCCCCATCGCGGTGGCCCTCGCCTCCCTCGTCATGGGCGGTGCGGTGAGCAGCATGCACTACACCGGAATGATGGCGGTGAGCGTGCGCGTCGCCCCCTCCGGTACGGCGCTGCCCGGAGTCACGGCGATGCAGTTCATCTTCCCCCTCGCCGTCGGCCTCGGGTCCTACCTCTTCCTGACGGCGGCGTTCGTCGCGCTGTCCCCGATGTCCGGCCGACCCGAGACATCCGTGCCGGTCCGGCCGCCGGTCGAGAGCGGCGTCCGCTGA
- a CDS encoding DUF6397 family protein — protein MPGNTVTQPATSSLSRAARELELRRGEFDLALHLGCVRSVPDEGGGGRRVARAEIDRVRSEAGFPETLRERVRAVGTTEGAALMGVTAQRFTRLARLGLVVPVKFYMNRYRVVVWLYLAEELRQFATDQQNARMMSGRTPEGLRDQLDDGLDLRPRNWRGRHLGFLLRLTEDPWARAAAVASLLDPVHVAAVVDDPYERAHLNRLRPGPVSQAAPDSPAARIAERIATADEPDEIGWLRADLSQSVSEAREDGPAPRPAPDASSIAVPRPTAIRPVARPAGAPPPAAPLVPPRTPGTLRERLAVTDAPLTATDDPLTTTESARSRRLLRWLRRVKPDARPPTAP, from the coding sequence ATGCCCGGCAACACCGTCACGCAGCCCGCCACCTCCTCCCTCAGCCGAGCCGCACGGGAACTGGAGCTGAGGCGCGGCGAGTTCGACCTCGCCCTGCACCTCGGCTGTGTGCGGTCGGTTCCCGACGAGGGCGGTGGGGGACGCCGCGTCGCGCGCGCCGAGATCGACCGTGTGCGCTCCGAAGCCGGCTTCCCCGAAACACTGCGCGAGCGGGTCAGGGCCGTCGGCACCACGGAGGGCGCCGCTCTCATGGGCGTCACGGCCCAGCGGTTCACCCGCCTCGCCCGCCTGGGACTGGTGGTGCCGGTAAAGTTCTATATGAACCGCTACCGGGTGGTCGTGTGGCTGTATCTCGCCGAGGAACTGCGGCAGTTCGCCACAGACCAGCAGAACGCGCGGATGATGAGCGGTCGCACGCCCGAAGGCCTCCGCGATCAGCTGGATGACGGCCTCGACCTTCGTCCTCGCAACTGGCGCGGCCGCCACCTGGGGTTCCTGCTGCGGCTGACAGAGGATCCCTGGGCCCGTGCCGCCGCGGTGGCGTCCCTGCTCGACCCCGTCCACGTGGCCGCGGTCGTCGACGATCCCTACGAGCGCGCCCATCTCAACCGCCTTCGGCCCGGGCCTGTTTCCCAGGCGGCTCCGGACTCGCCCGCGGCCCGGATCGCCGAGCGCATCGCGACGGCCGACGAGCCCGACGAGATCGGCTGGCTCAGGGCCGACCTGTCGCAGAGCGTGTCCGAAGCCAGGGAGGACGGCCCCGCGCCCCGACCGGCACCGGATGCGTCATCCATCGCGGTCCCGAGGCCGACGGCCATTCGGCCAGTGGCCCGACCGGCGGGGGCTCCCCCTCCAGCCGCCCCGCTGGTACCGCCCCGTACCCCGGGCACCTTGCGAGAACGGCTCGCTGTAACGGACGCCCCGCTCACCGCAACGGACGACCCCCTCACCACAACGGAGTCCGCGCGGTCGCGGAGGCTGCTCCGATGGCTGCGTCGCGTGAAACCGGACGCGCGTCCTCCTACAGCGCCCTGA
- a CDS encoding acyl-CoA thioesterase, translating into MTNPAERLVDLLDLEQIEVNIFRGRSPQESLQRVFGGQVAGQALVAAGRTTEGDRPVHSLHAYFLRPGRPGVPIVYQVERVRDGRSFTTRRVTAVQQGRTIFNLTASFHLPEEGSFEHQLPPAREVPDPESLPTVTQEIEEHLGVLPDALERMARRQPFDIRYVDRLRWTPEETKGAEPRSAVWMRAVGPLGDDPLVHTCALTYASDMTLLDAVRIPVEPLWGQRGFDMASLDHAMWFHRPFRADEWFLYDQESPIATGGRGLARGRIYDLKGRLLVSVVQEGLFRAL; encoded by the coding sequence ATGACGAACCCAGCCGAGAGGCTCGTCGATCTGCTCGACCTGGAGCAGATCGAGGTCAACATCTTCCGGGGCCGCAGCCCGCAGGAGTCCCTGCAGCGGGTCTTCGGCGGCCAGGTGGCGGGCCAGGCGCTGGTCGCCGCCGGCCGCACCACCGAGGGCGACCGGCCCGTGCACTCGCTGCACGCGTACTTCCTGCGTCCGGGCCGACCGGGTGTTCCGATCGTGTACCAGGTCGAACGGGTGCGGGACGGGCGGTCGTTCACCACGCGCCGGGTCACCGCTGTGCAGCAGGGCCGCACGATCTTCAATCTGACCGCCTCCTTTCACCTGCCTGAGGAAGGGAGCTTCGAGCACCAGCTGCCGCCGGCCCGCGAGGTGCCGGACCCCGAGTCCCTGCCGACGGTGACGCAGGAGATCGAGGAGCATCTGGGCGTTCTTCCCGATGCCTTGGAGCGCATGGCGCGACGCCAGCCTTTCGACATCCGCTATGTGGACCGGCTGCGCTGGACACCCGAAGAGACGAAGGGTGCCGAGCCGCGCAGCGCGGTGTGGATGCGTGCCGTCGGACCGCTGGGCGACGACCCTCTCGTGCACACGTGCGCTCTCACCTACGCGAGCGACATGACGCTCCTGGACGCGGTCCGCATACCGGTGGAACCGCTGTGGGGTCAGCGCGGATTCGACATGGCGTCGCTGGACCACGCCATGTGGTTCCACCGGCCGTTCCGCGCGGACGAGTGGTTCCTGTACGACCAGGAGTCACCGATCGCGACGGGCGGCCGCGGACTGGCTCGCGGGCGCATCTACGACCTGAAGGGACGCCTGCTCGTCTCGGTCGTGCAGGAGGGCCTTTTCAGGGCGCTGTAG
- a CDS encoding roadblock/LC7 domain-containing protein: MEQNTGLGWLLDELTGRVEHVRHALVLSNDGLVTGASTGLRREDAEHLAAVSSGLHSLAKGSGRHFGAGQVRQTMVEFDDAVLFVTAAGSGSCLSVLSGAEADIGQVAYEMTLLVNRVGEHLGVDARRPEGKPTTGL, encoded by the coding sequence ATGGAGCAGAACACGGGACTCGGCTGGCTGCTGGACGAGCTCACCGGACGTGTCGAGCACGTTCGGCACGCACTCGTGCTGTCCAACGACGGGCTGGTGACGGGCGCGAGCACGGGACTCCGGCGTGAGGACGCCGAACACCTCGCCGCGGTCTCGTCGGGACTGCACAGTCTGGCGAAGGGCTCCGGCCGCCACTTCGGTGCCGGGCAAGTACGCCAGACGATGGTCGAGTTCGACGACGCGGTGCTCTTCGTCACCGCGGCCGGATCCGGGAGCTGTCTGTCCGTCCTCAGCGGGGCGGAGGCGGACATCGGCCAGGTCGCCTATGAGATGACGCTGCTGGTGAACCGAGTCGGCGAACACCTTGGCGTAGATGCCCGCCGACCGGAGGGAAAACCCACCACAGGCCTCTGA
- a CDS encoding GNAT family N-acetyltransferase encodes MRSDDWLLTEDIDDFLARSGGFLRSRPVVHNTPLTVLEKWRTLPGAFEPGTVLFGRLESEGEIQAIFYRPPSRRLTLTALSREQADALAAHLAALGHDLCGVTSDHATATAFAEAWQRHTGATPTLRVRMHLYRLGTLTPPEPHPAGRGRIVGERDHEHLMDWCRGFASDVGEAITIDAGSWAGTRFAEKSYTYWETPDGTPVSMAGANPMVAGMVRVDPVYTPAHLRGHGYAAAVSAEVSRAALAAGATEVVLFTNAANPTSNALYQRLGYRLVTDWAPYDFS; translated from the coding sequence ATGCGTTCGGACGACTGGCTCCTCACCGAAGACATCGACGACTTCCTGGCCCGATCGGGGGGCTTCCTGCGCTCGCGCCCCGTCGTGCACAACACCCCGCTCACGGTGTTGGAGAAATGGCGGACCCTCCCGGGCGCGTTCGAACCAGGGACCGTCCTCTTCGGTCGACTGGAGTCGGAGGGCGAGATCCAGGCGATCTTCTACCGACCGCCCAGCCGCCGTCTGACCCTCACGGCTCTCTCCCGCGAGCAGGCCGACGCCCTCGCAGCCCACCTGGCCGCCCTTGGCCACGACCTCTGCGGCGTCACCTCGGACCACGCCACCGCCACCGCCTTCGCCGAGGCGTGGCAGCGGCACACCGGCGCGACGCCGACACTCCGCGTCCGGATGCATTTGTACCGTCTCGGCACCCTCACCCCACCGGAGCCGCACCCGGCGGGGCGCGGCCGGATCGTGGGCGAGCGGGACCACGAGCACCTCATGGACTGGTGCCGCGGGTTCGCCTCGGACGTCGGAGAAGCCATCACCATCGACGCCGGCTCCTGGGCCGGCACCCGCTTCGCCGAGAAGAGCTACACCTACTGGGAAACTCCGGACGGCACACCCGTCTCCATGGCCGGCGCCAACCCGATGGTCGCCGGCATGGTCCGGGTGGACCCCGTCTACACCCCGGCCCACCTCCGGGGCCACGGCTACGCGGCCGCCGTGAGCGCCGAGGTGAGCAGGGCCGCGCTTGCCGCGGGCGCCACGGAGGTCGTGCTGTTCACGAACGCGGCCAACCCCACCAGCAACGCCCTCTACCAACGCCTCGGGTACCGCCTGGTCACCGACTGGGCGCCGTACGACTTCTCGTGA
- a CDS encoding class I SAM-dependent methyltransferase, whose amino-acid sequence MSDDHTHVQEFFSHRAADWDSRFPDDGPAYAAAVARMRLRAGDRVLDAGCGTGRALPPLRAAVGAAGVVIGADLTPAMLEAAAGAGRDRDGQLLLADVTGLPLRARSLDAVFAAGLVAHLPNPAENLGELARVVRPGGTLALFHPIGRAALAARQGRRITPDDLRAEANLGPLLAGSGWDMTSYVDEDARFLALAVRRG is encoded by the coding sequence ATGAGCGACGACCACACACACGTCCAGGAGTTCTTCTCCCATCGCGCGGCCGACTGGGACAGCCGGTTTCCCGACGACGGGCCCGCGTACGCGGCCGCCGTGGCGCGTATGCGTTTGCGTGCGGGTGACCGTGTGCTCGACGCGGGCTGCGGCACCGGGCGCGCCCTGCCGCCGCTGAGAGCGGCCGTGGGCGCCGCCGGAGTGGTCATCGGGGCCGATCTGACCCCGGCCATGCTGGAGGCGGCGGCCGGGGCCGGACGGGACCGCGACGGACAGTTGCTGCTGGCCGATGTCACCGGGCTGCCACTGCGCGCCCGGTCCCTGGACGCGGTATTCGCGGCCGGGCTCGTCGCACATCTGCCGAACCCGGCCGAGAATCTGGGGGAGTTGGCCCGCGTGGTGCGGCCCGGCGGGACTCTGGCCCTCTTCCACCCGATCGGCCGAGCGGCGCTCGCGGCCCGGCAGGGACGCCGGATCACTCCGGACGATCTGCGTGCCGAAGCCAACCTGGGCCCCCTGCTGGCCGGTTCGGGCTGGGACATGACCTCGTACGTGGACGAGGACGCCCGCTTCCTCGCGCTGGCCGTACGCCGGGGGTGA
- a CDS encoding roadblock/LC7 domain-containing protein has product MIQDPSTRGARRSGELDWLLDDMVLRVTEVRHAVVLSNDGLAVGASTALRREDAEHLAAVASGFHSLAKGAGRHFGAGGVRQTMVEMDEGFLFVAAAGDGSCLAVLTAVTADIGLVAYEMALLVKRVGEHLHAPPRIAAQPPAAG; this is encoded by the coding sequence ATGATCCAGGACCCGAGCACGAGAGGCGCCCGGCGGTCCGGCGAACTCGACTGGCTGCTGGACGACATGGTGCTGCGTGTGACCGAAGTGCGGCACGCCGTGGTGCTCTCCAACGACGGACTGGCGGTGGGCGCCTCCACCGCCCTGCGGCGCGAGGACGCCGAACACCTCGCGGCCGTCGCCTCCGGATTCCACAGCCTCGCGAAGGGGGCGGGTCGCCACTTCGGCGCGGGCGGGGTACGCCAGACCATGGTGGAGATGGACGAGGGCTTCCTGTTCGTGGCCGCTGCGGGAGACGGCTCGTGCCTCGCCGTCCTCACCGCGGTCACCGCCGACATCGGCCTCGTGGCGTACGAGATGGCGCTCCTGGTCAAGCGTGTCGGCGAGCATCTCCACGCCCCGCCGCGGATCGCGGCGCAGCCGCCCGCGGCAGGATGA
- a CDS encoding GTP-binding protein encodes MVSENSDASGGDSTALALKILVAGGFGVGKTTLVGAVSEIRPLRTEELLSEAGQSVDDTGGVGQKVTTTVAMDFGRITIRSGLSLYLFGTPGQDRFWFLWDELSTGALGAVVLADTRRLEDCFPAVDYFEHRRIPFVVAVNCFADARAYGAQDVSRALDLDRGTPVVLCDARDRDSGKEVLIRLVEYAGRVHTARLLESVG; translated from the coding sequence ATGGTCTCCGAGAACTCCGACGCCTCGGGTGGCGACTCGACCGCCCTGGCGTTGAAGATACTGGTCGCCGGCGGCTTCGGCGTGGGAAAGACCACCCTGGTAGGCGCGGTCAGCGAGATCCGGCCGCTGCGCACCGAGGAACTGCTGAGCGAGGCCGGTCAGTCGGTCGACGACACCGGTGGGGTGGGACAGAAGGTCACCACGACCGTGGCCATGGACTTCGGACGCATCACCATCCGGTCCGGCCTCTCGCTCTATCTCTTCGGAACACCCGGCCAGGACCGCTTCTGGTTCCTGTGGGACGAGTTGTCGACGGGCGCCCTGGGCGCCGTCGTACTCGCGGACACCCGCCGCCTGGAGGACTGCTTCCCCGCGGTGGACTACTTCGAGCACCGGCGCATCCCGTTCGTGGTGGCCGTCAACTGCTTCGCGGACGCGCGCGCGTACGGCGCCCAGGACGTGTCCCGCGCCCTCGACCTCGACCGAGGGACACCGGTCGTCCTCTGCGACGCCCGTGACCGCGACTCGGGTAAGGAGGTACTCATCCGGCTCGTCGAATACGCCGGGCGGGTGCACACCGCGAGACTGCTCGAGTCCGTAGGCTGA
- a CDS encoding esterase-like activity of phytase family protein: MSPHAVGRRRIHRSVALGVPCAVLAAFVVAGTANATSGSAEPRVTHTATLGDLPLGAFSNALLPGTVDNDRGVDLGGIGSDIYPTGREGEFWTVTDRGPNGQIKVDGKKRRTFPVPGFDPAIVKIRVRGGAVKVIDAIPITTSAGKPVTGLSNQAGRDEAPYSYDAQTPLTYNPNGLDTEGIVRANDNSFWLVDEYGPSLVHVSARGKVLTRYVPKGLDLTGTDYPVVEALPAVLLHRKINRGLEGLAQLPDGELVMALQSPLSLPDGDAGDASRNTRLLRFSPKKRAVTAEYAYRFDPVNVVDPSEDDTSELKISSVVAVGRDRLLVEERTDKAARLQSVRLTRDANILGGPWDSDSTSPSLEQLDDPASAGVPVLDKRLVVDLGTVAGVPGKIEGVARVDDGTLALINDNDFGMTDGSGAFDAQGRLVDSGIETTVAYVRLPRRI, translated from the coding sequence ATGTCCCCGCACGCCGTCGGCAGGCGCCGCATCCACCGATCCGTCGCGCTGGGCGTGCCGTGCGCCGTGCTGGCCGCCTTCGTGGTGGCCGGTACCGCGAACGCGACGTCCGGCTCCGCGGAGCCCCGGGTGACGCACACCGCGACGCTCGGCGACCTCCCTCTCGGTGCCTTCAGCAACGCGCTGCTGCCCGGCACGGTGGACAACGACCGTGGTGTGGACCTCGGCGGTATCGGCAGCGACATCTACCCGACCGGCCGCGAGGGCGAGTTCTGGACGGTCACGGACCGGGGACCCAACGGCCAGATCAAGGTGGACGGCAAGAAGCGCCGGACGTTCCCGGTACCGGGCTTCGACCCGGCGATCGTGAAGATCCGGGTGCGCGGTGGCGCCGTGAAGGTCATCGACGCGATCCCGATCACCACCTCCGCGGGGAAGCCGGTCACCGGCCTGTCCAACCAGGCCGGACGCGACGAGGCCCCGTACTCCTACGACGCGCAGACCCCGCTCACGTACAACCCGAACGGTCTGGACACCGAGGGCATCGTGCGGGCGAACGACAACTCGTTCTGGCTGGTCGACGAGTACGGTCCCTCGCTGGTCCATGTCTCCGCGCGCGGGAAGGTGCTCACACGCTATGTGCCCAAGGGGCTCGATCTGACCGGCACGGACTACCCGGTCGTAGAGGCCCTGCCCGCCGTCCTGCTCCATCGCAAGATCAACCGTGGCCTCGAAGGACTCGCCCAACTCCCCGACGGTGAACTGGTGATGGCCCTGCAGAGCCCGCTCTCCCTGCCGGACGGGGACGCGGGGGACGCATCGCGCAACACGCGACTGCTGCGCTTCTCGCCCAAGAAGCGCGCGGTGACCGCCGAATACGCGTACCGCTTCGACCCGGTGAACGTGGTCGACCCGAGCGAGGACGACACGTCCGAGCTGAAGATCTCCTCCGTGGTCGCCGTCGGCCGCGACCGACTCCTCGTCGAGGAGCGCACCGACAAAGCGGCCCGTCTGCAGTCGGTACGGCTCACACGCGACGCGAACATCCTCGGCGGCCCGTGGGACAGCGACAGCACGTCGCCCTCCCTGGAGCAGTTGGACGACCCGGCGTCGGCCGGTGTTCCGGTGCTGGACAAGCGTCTCGTCGTCGACCTGGGGACCGTCGCGGGTGTGCCCGGCAAGATCGAGGGCGTCGCACGCGTGGACGACGGCACTCTCGCCCTCATCAACGACAACGACTTCGGGATGACGGACGGGTCGGGTGCCTTCGACGCGCAGGGCCGACTGGTGGACAGCGGCATCGAGACGACGGTCGCCTACGTGCGGCTGCCCCGCCGGATCTGA